Genomic window (Litorilinea aerophila):
TGGTCGGTGCGAATTTCGGCTGGCGCGGCCGGGCCGATGTGGCAGGCAGCGCAATTTTCCCGCATTTGGGGCGTGATCTCGTGGGGCACAGGCGGCGGCGCGCCCGGATAGGCCTCCTGGCCCAGGGCTGGCGGCGGTGCCGGTGTGAACCCATTGGAGACAAACAGGTCGTCGCCTGGGGTCAACGCCGGCACATGGCATTGGGTGCAACTGGTCAGCTCGGGATGGGGCACCCGGGGCGCATAGGCGCCCATGGGCGGCACGTAGCCGCCCGTGGCATGGCACTGGAGGCAGCTGGCGCCGCCAACAGCCATGGCATCCTCCACGGTGTGGGGAATCCAGGGCGGTGCCCCATCGTAGGCGCGCCGGGCGTAGTAGACGTCCAGCGTACGCGGCTGCCCCATGGCCGGCGCGTGTGGGTTGTAAGTGTCCCGCATCTCTTCCAGCGCGTAGAGGCTGCCGGCCTCCACATGCTGGCGTTCGGGCCGAGCCGGCGCTTCGGCAACCACCGCCGCCGGCTCAATCTCGGCCTCGGCCTGACCGGCAAGCCAGCTGGTGCCCACCACATAGGCCATGGCCGCCATCAAAATCACGGCCAGCCCGATGAAAATCACGCGATATCGGGTGCGCAGCCATGAGGAGGACTGTTCGGGTGGGGTCACGGGCTCGTGGCTCATGGGGCTACCCTCTCGATGCGCACGGCACACTTCTTATAATCCGGCTCCTTGGAGATGGGGCAGAAGGCGTCGATGGTCGCCTCGTTGATGAGCATGGCCTCATCGAAGAAGGGCACGAAGACCTGGCGCCGGGCGGGAATGCCCCGGAAATTGAGCCGGGCCGGCAGGGTAACCGCGCCCCGACGGCTGATAACCCGCACCAGGTCGCCATCCCGGATGCCCAGCTCCCGGGCGTCGTCCGGGTGCAGTTCCACGTAGGCGTGGGGCATGGCCCGGTGCAGTACGGGGACCCGGCGGGTCATGCTGCCCGTGTGCCAATGTTCCAGCACCCGGCCGGTGCTCAGCCAGAAGGGATACTCCTGGTCTGGCACCTCGGCCGGCGGTTCATAGGGGCGGAAGATGAGCCACGCTTTGCCGTCGGGCTTGCCGTAGAAGTAAAAATCATCGGCGTGTTCCGCGGCCACCGGGTCGTAGCGGGCGTTGTAGCGCCAGAGGGTCTCCTTGCCGTCCACGAAGGGCCACATGACGCCGGGGCGGCGCTTCAGCTCCTCGTAGGGGGCCATGTTGTGCTTGGGGTTGGCGTGGAAGCGGCGGTACTCCTCCCAGATGGCCTGGATGTGTTCTTCCTCACTCCAGGGGAACCACTGTTCGTAGCCCAGCCGCCGGGCCACCTGGATCAGCTGCCAGGTGTCGCTCATGGCCTCGCCCGGCGGCTCCACCATCTTGTTCCAGTGTTGGGTGCGCCGCTCCGAGTTGCCGAAGAAGCCCTCGCGCTCAATCCACATGGCCGAGGGCAGGATGACGTCGGCCACGTCGGTGGTGGGCGTGGGGTAGACGTCCGAGACGACCACAAAGCGATCTTCCTTGAGGGCACCCTCCCGGTAGCGGTTCAGCTTGGGCAGGCTGACCATGGGATTGGTGACCTGGATCCAGATGAAGCGGATGTCGCCCCGGTCCAGGGCACGGAACATCTCCACGGTGTGGTAGGTGGGTTTGTCGGGGATGTTTTCCACGGGTACGCCCCAGATCTCGGCGGCCTGTTGGCGGGCAGCTTCGCTGGTGACCGGCCCGCCGGGCAAAGCCTGGGTCAGGGTGCCCACCTCTCGCACCGTACCGCAGGCGCTGGGCTGGCCCGTGAGGGAGAAGGGGCTGTTGCCCGGCTCGGCGATTTTGCCGGTCAGCAGGTGGATGTTGTAGATCAGGTTGTTCATCCAGGTGCCCCGCACGTGCTGGTTGACGCCCATGCACCAGAAGGAGGTGACCCGCTTGTTGGGGTCGCCGTAGAGCGCGGCCAGAAACTGGATATCCTCGACGGAGACCCCCGACAGGGCCGAGACCTTTTCGGGCGTGTAGTCCTGCAGGTAGGCCACGAACTGGTCGTAGGTGATGTCGGTCATCTCGTCGTTGAAGGCGAAGTGATCCTCCAGGCCGTAGCCGATGTGGGTCTTGCCCTGCTTGAAGGCCACATGCTGGCGCACAAACTCCTCGGCCACCCAGCCGTTGCGCACGATCTCATAGCAGATGGCGTTGGCGATGGCCAGGTCGCTCTGGGGCGCCATGAGGATGGAGCGGTCGGCGGCCACGCTGGTGCGGGTGGTGCGGGTGGCCAGGTCGATGATCTGCACGTGGGGGCGCAGCCGGCGCTGCTCCAACATGCGGGAGAAAAGGACCGGGTGCATTTCGGCCATGTTGTTGCCCCACAGCACGAAGACATCGGCATGGTCGATGTCGGCGTAGTTGCCCATGGGCTCGTCCAGGCCAAAGGTGGTGAGGAAGCCGGTGACTGCGCTGGCCATGCACAGGCGGGCGTTGGCCTCCACGTTGTTGGTGCCGATGAGCCCTTTGAAGAGCTTGATCGCCACGTAGCCGTCGGGGATGGTCCACTGGCCGGAGCCGTAGATGGCCACCGCGTCCTTGCCGTGGCTATCGATGGTCTCCTGCATCTTCTGGGCCACCAGATCCAGGGCTTCCTGGACCGGCACCGGTTCCAGTTGGCCGTTGCGGCGGACGTAGGCGGTCTTGAAGCGATCTTCGCCGTAGAGGGCCAGGATGGAATGGTAGCCTTTAACACAGGCCAGCCCTTTGTTGACGGGCGAGTCGGGGTCCCCCTTAACGGCCACGGCCCGGCCGTTGCGCACGCCGATGAGCAGGCCGCAGCCCACGCCACAGAAGCGGCACGGCGCCTTGTCCCAGACGATATCGTCCTGGAACGTCTGGGCCTCCTGTGGCTCGGGGAGAAAGGACCGTGCGAACGCCACATTGGGCGCCAGGGCAGCGGCAGCGGTCATGGCCGCGGCGCCGGCCATGCGCTTCAGCAAGTCGCGTCGTGTGATCATGATCGTGAACTCCTCACTCCTCGTCCCGGTAGGCGGCGACCAGGGCCAGGCACTGGAGGCTATCCAGGGATAGCAGGCGCTGTTCGAGCCGCTTTTCCGCATCTTCGTCTGGTGTATCGGTCACTAAAATCAACAACTCCTGGTTGGTCGCGGGCATTACTTCACATTCGGGCATGGCGGCCAGGGCAGTCCGCAGGGCTGCCATCTGGGTGGGTACGGGCGTCACGAGATAACTTTTCACAGGCATGGTTTCCTCCTCCGCATTGAAAATCTGGCGCCAATCTACATCAAACAGGCGGACAGGACGCCCGCCAGCCGCGCAGGATCGATCCTGGCCACCTGGCCAGTTTATGCCCCAAGAAAATCATGAACGGCCGGGATTTGGTTTCAGCAACACTTCTGTCACGCAAGGATGCGTGACCTGCGTCTGGGGCATCCGCGACGCACAAAGCAAGTCCGGTCTCCTGGCCGGACAGGAGTACCTGCGCCTCTGTCACGCAAGGAGGCGTGACCTGCGTCTGGGGCATCCGCGACGCACAAAGCAGGTCCGGTCTCCCGGCCGGACAGGGGTACCTGCGCCTCCGTCACGCAAGGATGCGTGACCTGCGTCTGGGGCATCCGCGACGCACAAAGTAGGTCCGGTCTCCCGGCCGGACAGGGGTACCTGCACCTCTGTCACGCAAGGATGCGTGACCTACGTCTGGGGCATCCGCGACGCACAAAGCAGGTCCGGTCTCCCGGCCGGACAGGGGCTGCTGAACAGTCACGTGCACAGGTAGGAATCTGTGATATCGCTGGCTTCTGCAGTAGAATCCAGGCAGGTCCGTTATCATCCGCCATCAACAGGGACGATGAGCAAGAGGAGAACGCATGGAGATCGGCATCTACAGCTTTGGCGACCGCACGGTGGACCCGGAGACGGGGCAGTTGATCAGCCCGGCAGAGCGCATTCGGCGGCTGTTGGAAGAGATTGAGCTGGCCGACCAGGTGGGGCTGGATGTCTTCGGGGTGGGCGAACATCATCGCCCGGACTACGTGGTCTCCGCGCCGGCGGTGGTGCTGGCTGCGGCCGCCGCGCGCACCCGCCACATCCGCCTGACCAGCGCGGTGACGGTGCTCAGTTCCGACGACCCGGTGCGGGTCTTCCAGCAGTTTGCCACCCTGGACCTGATTTCCCAGGGGCGGGCGGAGGTGATGGTGGGGCGGGGCTCATTCGTCGAATCCTTCCCCCTCTTCGGTTACGATCTGGACGACTACGACGCCCTGTTTGAGGAAAAGTTGGACCTGCTCTTGAAGCTGCGGGAGTCAGAGCGGATCACCTGGTCGGGGCGGTTTCGGCCCCCCCTGAGGGACCAGGGCGTCTATCCCCGGCCCTTGCAGGATCCGCTGCCCGTGTGGGTGGCCGTGGGCGGTACGCCTCAGTCCGTGGTGCGGGCCGGCGCCCTGGGCCTGCCCATGATCCTGGGCATCATCGGCGGCCTGCCCGAGCGCTTCGTCCCCCTGGCCGAGCTCTACCGGGAGGCCTGCCGGCAGACGGGACACACGCCTCGCCTGGGCATTGCCTCCCATGGCTTCCTGGCCGACGATTCCCAGGAGGCAGCGGACACGGCCTTCCCGGCCTTCAAACAGCAGATGGACCGCATCGGCCGGGAGCGGGGCTGGCCACCCCTCACCCGCTCCCAGTTCGAGGCAGCCCGCTCCCTGCGGGGGGCAGACTTTGTGGGCAGTCCCGCGCAGGTGGTGGAGAAGATCCTCTTCCAGTACGAGCTCTTCGGCCACGAGCGTTTTTTGCTCCAGCTCACCGTGGGCACCCTACCCCACCGCCAGGTGCTGCGGGCCATCGAGCTGCTAGGCACCCAGGTGGCCCCGGCCGTACGGCGGGAGACAACAGGCCGAGCGGAACAGCGGTAGCGACGGAAATCCATGGTGCGTGGCACAGGTACCAGTAGAACGCACGGCCTTACTGGTACCTTGGTCAGTGGCGATGTAAATCGGCAACAAAAGTCACCTTCACCAACACAACCTATGCTAAAATTAACCAATGAAGATTCGTGATGTGATCAGGTTAATCGAAGAAGATGGCTGGTATCTGGTTGCTACCCGAGGCAGTCATCGCCAGTACAAGCATCCTACCAAACCAGGCCGGGTCACAATTGCTGGACATCCGGGTGACGATTTGGCACCCGGTACACTGAACAGCATCTTCAAGCAGGCACAATTACCGAAACCCAGAAAGGGTGGGTAACAATGTATCGCTTTCTCATTGTCGTTGAAAAAGCAAACGGCAACTACTCAGCCTATTCGCCCGACCTGCCAGGTTGTGTGGCAACGGGCAAGACTCGTGAGCAGGTCACGCGCAACATGCATGAGGCCATCGAAATGCACATTCGAGGTTTGCTGGAAGACAATCTGCCCATTCCCAAGTCCCGTTCTTTTGCCGAGTATGTTGCCGTTTTCCCCCAATCCGAGTCAGGCCGCTGACATCCGGTTCTACCCGGCTCAGCGGTATATTCCTCAAACCACCGGCAACACCTCTGCCCCCCGTCCCTGCTGGATAAGGGGTACGTAAGTCTCCAGTTCGGCCTGGATCTGGGGATCGGTCAAGTCGATGGTCTGGCGCCGCTCCGCGGCCATGTACGCGGCCATGACCAGCTTTGTGATCTCCAGGCCATAGCTCCAGGGCAGGAAACCATCCCGTCCGGCCAGGAAGGCCTCCGCCGCGTCCACGTTCTCGTCGGTGTAGCCGTAGAGGTCGGCCTCGTTGTGATGCACCGTCAGCAGCCCCCGGGAGGCGGTGGCCTTCTCCAGCGCCTTCTCGGCGTCGGCGATGGCGTCGGCCGCCACATCCCCGATGAAGACCTGCAGGCTGGAGGCCAGGGTGTTGATCTCGAAGGCATAGCCCGGCCCCATGCCGTCCATGAAGAGGCGCAGGCCCTGCTTTTCAAACATCCAGGAGTTGGTGAACTGGGCCTTCACCAGCTGGCCGGTCTCTGGGTTGCGGTAGGTGATCATGCCGGTGGTGAAATC
Coding sequences:
- a CDS encoding nitrate reductase cytochrome c-type subunit → MSHEPVTPPEQSSSWLRTRYRVIFIGLAVILMAAMAYVVGTSWLAGQAEAEIEPAAVVAEAPARPERQHVEAGSLYALEEMRDTYNPHAPAMGQPRTLDVYYARRAYDGAPPWIPHTVEDAMAVGGASCLQCHATGGYVPPMGAYAPRVPHPELTSCTQCHVPALTPGDDLFVSNGFTPAPPPALGQEAYPGAPPPVPHEITPQMRENCAACHIGPAAPAEIRTDHLERDHCLQCHVPNRTDGVWEREEARP
- a CDS encoding type II toxin-antitoxin system HicA family toxin encodes the protein MKIRDVIRLIEEDGWYLVATRGSHRQYKHPTKPGRVTIAGHPGDDLAPGTLNSIFKQAQLPKPRKGG
- a CDS encoding molybdopterin-dependent oxidoreductase translates to MITRRDLLKRMAGAAAMTAAAALAPNVAFARSFLPEPQEAQTFQDDIVWDKAPCRFCGVGCGLLIGVRNGRAVAVKGDPDSPVNKGLACVKGYHSILALYGEDRFKTAYVRRNGQLEPVPVQEALDLVAQKMQETIDSHGKDAVAIYGSGQWTIPDGYVAIKLFKGLIGTNNVEANARLCMASAVTGFLTTFGLDEPMGNYADIDHADVFVLWGNNMAEMHPVLFSRMLEQRRLRPHVQIIDLATRTTRTSVAADRSILMAPQSDLAIANAICYEIVRNGWVAEEFVRQHVAFKQGKTHIGYGLEDHFAFNDEMTDITYDQFVAYLQDYTPEKVSALSGVSVEDIQFLAALYGDPNKRVTSFWCMGVNQHVRGTWMNNLIYNIHLLTGKIAEPGNSPFSLTGQPSACGTVREVGTLTQALPGGPVTSEAARQQAAEIWGVPVENIPDKPTYHTVEMFRALDRGDIRFIWIQVTNPMVSLPKLNRYREGALKEDRFVVVSDVYPTPTTDVADVILPSAMWIEREGFFGNSERRTQHWNKMVEPPGEAMSDTWQLIQVARRLGYEQWFPWSEEEHIQAIWEEYRRFHANPKHNMAPYEELKRRPGVMWPFVDGKETLWRYNARYDPVAAEHADDFYFYGKPDGKAWLIFRPYEPPAEVPDQEYPFWLSTGRVLEHWHTGSMTRRVPVLHRAMPHAYVELHPDDARELGIRDGDLVRVISRRGAVTLPARLNFRGIPARRQVFVPFFDEAMLINEATIDAFCPISKEPDYKKCAVRIERVAP
- a CDS encoding chaperone NapD, encoding MPVKSYLVTPVPTQMAALRTALAAMPECEVMPATNQELLILVTDTPDEDAEKRLEQRLLSLDSLQCLALVAAYRDEE
- a CDS encoding LLM class flavin-dependent oxidoreductase, with the protein product MEIGIYSFGDRTVDPETGQLISPAERIRRLLEEIELADQVGLDVFGVGEHHRPDYVVSAPAVVLAAAAARTRHIRLTSAVTVLSSDDPVRVFQQFATLDLISQGRAEVMVGRGSFVESFPLFGYDLDDYDALFEEKLDLLLKLRESERITWSGRFRPPLRDQGVYPRPLQDPLPVWVAVGGTPQSVVRAGALGLPMILGIIGGLPERFVPLAELYREACRQTGHTPRLGIASHGFLADDSQEAADTAFPAFKQQMDRIGRERGWPPLTRSQFEAARSLRGADFVGSPAQVVEKILFQYELFGHERFLLQLTVGTLPHRQVLRAIELLGTQVAPAVRRETTGRAEQR
- a CDS encoding type II toxin-antitoxin system HicB family antitoxin gives rise to the protein MYRFLIVVEKANGNYSAYSPDLPGCVATGKTREQVTRNMHEAIEMHIRGLLEDNLPIPKSRSFAEYVAVFPQSESGR